Proteins found in one Amycolatopsis aidingensis genomic segment:
- a CDS encoding helix-turn-helix transcriptional regulator translates to MAERRPLASRRQVAVFLGIPEKTLDQWAYRGLGPRYRRVGKHARYAWRDVEAWLAQQGGGGSDAA, encoded by the coding sequence ATGGCTGAGCGCCGACCACTGGCGTCTCGGCGCCAGGTGGCTGTGTTCCTCGGGATACCGGAGAAGACGCTGGATCAGTGGGCGTACCGGGGTCTCGGCCCTCGGTACCGGCGGGTGGGCAAGCACGCCCGGTATGCCTGGCGTGATGTCGAGGCGTGGCTTGCCCAGCAGGGCGGCGGAGGGAGCGACGCCGCATGA
- a CDS encoding tyrosine-type recombinase/integrase — translation MAVEDSWYAPDKATGKKVKTKRHGRGKRWRVRNRGARTVSFHKKSDAEAYDTKINGDLLKGLVPFDHKAGTETFGAYADTWNAQRDYDAESRRTVASRINSHLRPYFGVMRMRDIQPATVTAWRAWMRDRRKRNGEPYADATLTVAWVLLGSILRTAVTDGVIAKHPFDGLTGPGAPARRVRDIWEHDTVNAVLGGFSDRTRPIPLLSATCGHRQGESLAVAVEDMNPLRKEITIRHQVKRVDGKLVLAPPKRGKARTVPMPTVASDALTAHIKRHGTRTVRCTCCRKDWRVLFFDGHDLISARDFNRDAWHPAVRTAGLTPSPGTGQHQLRHYYASMLIDGGASMKEVQVFMGHASIKITADTYGHLFERSNDRARGIIDTAFSAPAYPLRTAEGQ, via the coding sequence ATGGCAGTGGAAGACTCCTGGTACGCCCCGGACAAGGCCACCGGTAAGAAGGTCAAGACCAAGCGGCACGGACGGGGCAAACGGTGGCGCGTGCGCAACCGGGGCGCCCGCACCGTGTCCTTCCACAAGAAAAGCGACGCGGAAGCCTACGACACCAAGATCAACGGGGACCTGCTCAAGGGGCTGGTGCCGTTCGACCACAAAGCCGGAACCGAGACGTTCGGCGCCTACGCCGACACCTGGAACGCGCAACGCGATTACGACGCGGAGTCCCGGCGCACGGTCGCGTCACGGATCAACAGCCACCTACGGCCGTACTTCGGTGTCATGCGGATGCGCGACATCCAACCGGCAACCGTCACCGCCTGGCGCGCCTGGATGCGGGACCGGCGCAAACGCAACGGTGAACCCTACGCCGACGCGACTCTGACTGTGGCGTGGGTGTTGCTCGGGTCGATCCTGCGCACCGCCGTCACGGACGGGGTGATCGCCAAGCACCCCTTCGACGGCCTGACCGGCCCCGGTGCTCCCGCTCGGCGGGTGCGCGACATCTGGGAGCACGACACCGTGAACGCGGTTCTCGGCGGCTTCAGCGACCGGACACGGCCCATACCGCTGCTGTCGGCCACCTGCGGGCACCGGCAGGGCGAAAGCCTCGCCGTGGCGGTCGAGGACATGAACCCGCTCCGCAAAGAGATCACGATCCGGCATCAGGTGAAGCGGGTTGACGGGAAACTCGTGCTCGCGCCCCCGAAGCGGGGGAAGGCCCGCACCGTGCCCATGCCGACCGTGGCCAGCGACGCGCTCACGGCGCACATCAAGCGGCACGGCACGCGCACCGTGCGGTGCACCTGTTGCCGAAAGGACTGGCGCGTCCTGTTCTTCGACGGACACGACCTGATCAGCGCCCGCGACTTCAACCGCGACGCGTGGCACCCTGCGGTGCGCACGGCGGGGCTCACGCCGTCGCCGGGGACCGGGCAGCACCAACTCCGCCACTACTACGCCTCCATGCTGATCGATGGAGGCGCGTCCATGAAGGAAGTCCAGGTCTTCATGGGCCACGCCTCCATCAAGATCACGGCCGATACCTACGGACACCTGTTCGAACGCAGCAACGACCGGGCACGCGGCATCATCGACACCGCGTTCTCCGCCCCTGCGTACCCCTTGCGTACCGCTGAGGGCCAGTAA
- a CDS encoding YcxB family protein encodes MGHRHRDGARRAARPRAGRAVRATITEHTFGYQTDLQQVEYQWRLVGEVQRTERFFLVKMTGQVALMLPRRVLTAEQDAELDAFLGQLAPAG; translated from the coding sequence GTGGGTCATCGGCACCGCGATGGTGCTCGCCGGGCTGCTCGGCCCCGCGCTGGGCGAGCTGTCCGGGCGACCATCACCGAGCACACCTTCGGCTACCAGACCGACCTGCAGCAGGTCGAGTACCAGTGGCGCCTGGTCGGCGAGGTACAGCGCACCGAGCGGTTCTTCCTGGTCAAGATGACCGGCCAGGTGGCACTGATGCTCCCCCGCCGGGTACTCACCGCCGAGCAGGACGCCGAGCTCGACGCCTTCCTCGGCCAGCTGGCCCCGGCCGGCT
- a CDS encoding globin domain-containing protein produces MTADAVSPVPRASAVHREAPPAVTAMVRLIRDAWAKAEPYTPEITQFFYGMLFTLAPATRDFFPINMEVQRGRLVRALVHIVQMVDRPDDLVPFLRQLGRDHRKFGVVAKHYEAVGTALLAALKRHLGEDWTPEVERAWAEAYTIIARSMQEAAAADDNPPFWYGHVAEHRRLSWDLALVRIEPEQAVPYRPGQYMSIEVPQRPRLWRYLTPANAPREDGSIEFHVRAVDGGWVSRAIVSHTQAGDVWRIGPPLGRMHVDRESGRNVLMIAGGTGVATMQSMLDDLAQWAENPQVQLFYGGPTRDDLYDLEQLRAIASVNPWLTVTPVVERGSGLPGCEHGTLAEAVTRRGAWPNHDVLVSGSPAMIRATVSRMLVAGTALDQIRYDPFTID; encoded by the coding sequence ATGACAGCCGACGCGGTCAGCCCCGTTCCACGGGCCTCCGCGGTGCATCGCGAGGCGCCTCCGGCCGTCACCGCGATGGTGCGGCTCATCCGGGACGCCTGGGCCAAGGCCGAGCCGTACACCCCGGAGATCACCCAGTTCTTCTACGGCATGTTGTTCACCCTCGCCCCTGCCACCCGCGACTTCTTCCCGATCAATATGGAGGTGCAGCGCGGCAGGCTGGTACGCGCGCTGGTGCACATCGTGCAGATGGTGGACCGCCCGGACGACCTGGTGCCCTTCCTCCGCCAGCTGGGCCGGGACCATCGCAAGTTCGGCGTGGTGGCCAAGCACTACGAGGCGGTGGGCACGGCGCTGCTGGCCGCGCTCAAGCGGCATCTGGGCGAGGACTGGACCCCGGAGGTGGAACGCGCCTGGGCCGAGGCGTACACCATCATCGCGCGGTCGATGCAGGAGGCTGCGGCCGCCGACGACAACCCGCCGTTCTGGTACGGGCACGTCGCCGAGCACCGCAGGCTGAGCTGGGACCTCGCACTGGTCCGGATCGAGCCCGAGCAGGCGGTGCCCTACCGGCCCGGCCAGTACATGAGCATCGAGGTCCCGCAGCGGCCGCGGCTGTGGCGCTACCTCACCCCGGCGAACGCGCCGCGCGAGGACGGCTCGATCGAGTTCCACGTGCGCGCGGTGGACGGGGGCTGGGTGTCCAGGGCGATCGTCAGCCACACCCAGGCCGGGGACGTCTGGCGGATCGGTCCCCCGCTCGGCCGGATGCATGTGGACCGGGAGTCCGGCCGGAACGTGCTGATGATCGCCGGGGGCACCGGGGTCGCGACCATGCAGTCCATGCTGGACGACCTCGCCCAGTGGGCGGAGAACCCGCAGGTGCAGCTGTTCTACGGTGGCCCGACCCGGGACGACCTCTACGACCTCGAGCAACTGCGCGCGATCGCCTCGGTCAACCCCTGGCTGACCGTGACCCCGGTGGTGGAACGCGGGTCCGGACTGCCCGGCTGCGAGCACGGCACCCTGGCCGAGGCGGTCACCCGGCGGGGTGCCTGGCCCAACCACGACGTGCTGGTCTCCGGCTCACCGGCGATGATCCGGGCCACCGTGTCCAGGATGCTGGTCGCCGGGACCGCGCTGGACCAGATTCGCTACGACCCCTTCACCATCGACTGA
- a CDS encoding AAA family ATPase, with the protein MTTRDHAAQADRPRTETHTDHRGTPGEHGIETAGQECSPVPDTGGGEHGNSLYADVAALLDGGLAEPPAPVLLHRSDGHALFYAGQVNLLFGDPESGKTLVAQAAAAEALRASRRVLFVDIDHNGLNATVCRFLDMAVPEDTLRDPHVFRYAEPEDKAHLVAVIADARQWRPAVAVVDSVGELLPLLRLSSNSPDEFTLAHTAVLKPLALAGTAVIAIDHLPKNTENRANGPTGTVAKRRAVGGVSLRVTVNETFTPGTGGSAFLTINKDRHGGLRRHCPQEGREPTAGLFTLDSSSHDLHWSVKAPQLGDAATIVGVPTSDLAELDALDPPPTSVREVKERLRWRSERASDALRAWRSHRSRTFPGNREHATTPGVPRSPPPLSGTGNTTTPNPEEMSCIDSPQPTTEEGNT; encoded by the coding sequence ATGACCACACGCGACCACGCAGCCCAGGCCGACCGGCCGCGCACGGAGACCCACACCGACCATCGGGGAACACCCGGGGAACACGGCATCGAAACCGCTGGTCAGGAGTGTTCCCCTGTTCCCGACACTGGGGGTGGGGAACACGGGAACAGCCTGTACGCCGACGTGGCCGCGTTGCTGGACGGGGGGCTTGCGGAGCCCCCGGCGCCGGTGCTGCTGCACCGCAGCGACGGGCACGCCCTGTTCTACGCCGGGCAGGTCAACCTGCTGTTCGGCGATCCGGAGTCCGGCAAGACCCTGGTCGCGCAGGCCGCCGCGGCGGAAGCCCTGCGCGCCAGTCGGCGGGTGCTGTTCGTGGACATCGACCACAACGGACTCAACGCCACCGTGTGCCGGTTCTTGGACATGGCCGTACCCGAGGACACCCTGCGGGACCCCCACGTGTTCCGGTATGCCGAGCCCGAGGACAAGGCGCACCTGGTGGCCGTAATCGCCGACGCGCGGCAATGGCGCCCGGCGGTGGCCGTGGTCGATTCGGTGGGAGAGCTGCTGCCCCTGCTGCGGCTGTCCAGCAACAGCCCGGACGAATTCACCCTGGCCCACACCGCCGTACTCAAACCGCTGGCGCTGGCCGGAACCGCTGTGATCGCGATCGACCACCTGCCGAAAAACACCGAGAACCGCGCCAACGGGCCGACCGGCACCGTCGCGAAACGCCGAGCGGTCGGCGGGGTGTCCCTGCGGGTCACCGTCAACGAGACATTCACCCCCGGCACAGGAGGCTCCGCGTTCCTGACGATCAACAAGGACCGGCACGGCGGACTACGCCGCCACTGCCCCCAAGAAGGGAGAGAACCCACCGCAGGACTGTTCACACTGGACAGTTCCAGCCACGACCTGCACTGGTCGGTGAAAGCACCCCAACTCGGCGACGCCGCAACCATCGTCGGCGTCCCCACCAGTGATCTCGCCGAGCTGGACGCGCTCGACCCACCCCCAACCTCGGTCAGGGAGGTGAAAGAACGGCTCCGCTGGCGATCCGAACGCGCCAGTGACGCCCTGCGCGCATGGCGTTCCCACCGTTCCCGCACGTTCCCCGGGAACAGGGAACACGCCACCACACCGGGTGTTCCCCGTTCCCCACCCCCACTGTCGGGAACAGGGAACACAACAACCCCTAATCCAGAAGAGATGTCCTGTATAGACAGTCCACAACCGACCACAGAGGAAGGAAACACCTGA
- a CDS encoding tetratricopeptide repeat protein encodes MATEMDAVNRVYRNDKGRQALARLPVLLRQLHGAVRDATTDTERGRLYSLLSAGYVTAERLCRRFGYMSLCTPAVDRLEWVAALADDPLYVAQAKVKRARVLMYLDATDVGLSLVEQGLDDITGDDEPAVAVRGYAHLCGAIAAARGRKPDTARAHIAEARNLAPRVNGESDAYGTLFGKGNVGIHACAVEMEAGDPGRAANDGSALRLPSGIAPPRAGHHWQDTARAWLLSGQPNKALDALNRARKVAPQQTRLHPSVRETLTGIAESERRRSDSLTSFAGWVGMRF; translated from the coding sequence ATGGCAACCGAGATGGACGCCGTTAACCGGGTCTACCGCAACGACAAGGGCAGGCAGGCGCTGGCGCGGTTGCCCGTCCTGCTCCGTCAGTTGCACGGCGCTGTGAGGGATGCCACGACGGACACCGAACGTGGTCGGCTGTATTCCTTGCTTTCGGCCGGATACGTAACCGCAGAGCGGTTGTGCAGGCGATTCGGCTACATGTCCCTGTGCACGCCTGCGGTTGACCGGCTGGAGTGGGTAGCGGCTCTAGCAGATGACCCCCTGTACGTCGCCCAGGCCAAGGTCAAGCGCGCCCGTGTGCTGATGTACTTGGACGCTACCGACGTGGGGCTCTCGCTTGTGGAGCAAGGACTTGACGACATCACAGGAGACGACGAACCCGCAGTCGCGGTACGTGGCTATGCACACCTCTGCGGAGCGATCGCGGCAGCACGCGGACGCAAACCCGACACAGCTCGCGCTCACATTGCGGAAGCGCGCAATCTCGCCCCGCGCGTGAACGGCGAGAGCGACGCCTACGGGACGCTGTTCGGCAAGGGCAACGTCGGCATTCACGCCTGCGCGGTGGAGATGGAGGCAGGCGACCCCGGCAGGGCCGCGAACGACGGCTCAGCGCTCCGCCTGCCGTCCGGAATCGCGCCGCCGAGGGCAGGGCACCACTGGCAGGACACCGCGCGTGCCTGGCTACTCTCAGGCCAACCGAACAAGGCGCTGGACGCCCTGAACCGCGCCCGGAAGGTCGCACCCCAGCAGACCCGCCTACACCCCTCGGTACGGGAGACCCTGACCGGCATCGCCGAGTCCGAGCGCCGCCGCTCGGACAGCCTGACCTCATTCGCCGGATGGGTAGGTATGCGCTTCTGA
- a CDS encoding HNH endonuclease, translating into MGWTPRRAFPTAARARILQRDPTCQTCGLRPSVIADHITPVAEGGSDDESNGQGLCRPCHDTKTQAERQRGHTRWNQTRPRQQRKPEQHPGLLD; encoded by the coding sequence ATGGGCTGGACCCCCCGCCGCGCGTTCCCCACAGCCGCCCGAGCGCGCATCCTGCAACGCGACCCCACCTGCCAGACGTGCGGCCTACGACCATCCGTGATCGCCGACCACATCACCCCCGTGGCCGAAGGCGGCAGCGACGACGAGAGCAACGGCCAAGGGCTCTGTCGGCCGTGCCACGACACCAAAACCCAAGCCGAACGGCAGCGCGGACACACACGATGGAACCAAACACGACCACGACAACAACGCAAACCCGAACAGCATCCCGGACTACTCGACTGA